The following are encoded together in the Pseudoalteromonas carrageenovora IAM 12662 genome:
- a CDS encoding GNAT family N-acetyltransferase: protein MLIRTFEQADYPFVQTIYQQGIDTGNATFQLTAKSWVEWNTSMHSHSRLVAVENDNIIGWAALSPISNREVYSGVAEVSVYVAASAQGKGVGQELLSSLILESESNNIWMLQAAIFPENKGSLKLHKNNGFRQLGIRENLGQMNNIWRDVILIERRSKVVGVIGN, encoded by the coding sequence GTGTTAATCCGTACATTTGAGCAAGCTGATTATCCTTTCGTGCAAACCATATACCAGCAAGGTATCGATACAGGGAATGCTACGTTTCAATTAACAGCGAAAAGTTGGGTTGAGTGGAATACTTCAATGCATAGCCATTCCCGCCTGGTCGCCGTCGAAAATGACAATATCATTGGTTGGGCTGCACTTTCGCCAATATCAAACAGAGAAGTATATTCCGGAGTCGCAGAAGTCAGTGTATATGTTGCAGCTAGTGCTCAAGGTAAGGGTGTAGGTCAAGAATTACTCTCAAGTCTAATTTTAGAGTCTGAAAGTAATAATATTTGGATGTTACAAGCTGCTATTTTCCCTGAAAATAAAGGGAGCCTAAAACTCCACAAAAATAATGGTTTTCGTCAACTTGGTATTCGTGAAAATCTTGGTCAAATGAATAATATTTGGCGTGACGTAATTCTTATTGAAAGGCGTAGCAAAGTTGTAGGCGTAATCGGCAACTAA
- a CDS encoding DUF2306 domain-containing protein, translated as MGLRLSWILMAILALGVAGYALINLAVPTFRNPFVLNIFTHSPSAISMHLLGGCIAMIIGAIQLNSQFRTRYISIHRWLGRIYVLAVIVGGVAGFILALNSFGGLVTHFGFGLMAICWVGTTLVAYWQVRNGNIQAHRDWMLRSYALTLAGVTLRIYLGLSALFRINFSDFYPVLSWICWVPNLLIVEWFVLTRLCKTSNA; from the coding sequence ATGGGACTGAGATTATCTTGGATTTTAATGGCCATATTGGCATTAGGCGTGGCTGGTTATGCATTAATCAACCTTGCTGTACCGACCTTTCGAAATCCGTTCGTATTAAATATATTTACGCATTCTCCTTCAGCTATTTCGATGCACCTTTTAGGTGGTTGTATCGCTATGATTATTGGGGCTATTCAATTAAATTCGCAATTTCGAACTCGCTATATTTCCATACACCGTTGGCTTGGCCGAATATATGTTTTGGCTGTTATTGTGGGAGGGGTTGCTGGTTTCATTCTCGCGTTAAATTCATTTGGAGGTTTAGTCACTCATTTTGGCTTTGGGTTAATGGCTATTTGCTGGGTAGGCACAACGTTGGTAGCTTACTGGCAAGTTCGCAATGGCAATATTCAAGCGCACCGAGATTGGATGTTAAGAAGCTATGCACTAACACTAGCGGGAGTAACATTACGAATTTATTTGGGTTTGAGTGCACTTTTCAGAATTAATTTTAGTGATTTTTACCCTGTTCTGTCATGGATTTGTTGGGTTCCTAACTTATTAATAGTTGAGTGGTTTGTGTTAACACGCTTGTGCAAAACGTCAAATGCCTAA
- a CDS encoding DUF4386 domain-containing protein, with protein sequence MGNNGSSFKLYVKHLGAAYLIYIILGMFNSLLFKQGIYNFGAFDEVEIKFRLAQTIDIIMFIAVIWASWAQYLVTKTINKNFALVALLFRFGEGLLGFVATIITLAVIAVLKNPEFSTVFQDEQLHTLASIFVKISGSMWDVLLIIMGIGATIFMYLFYVSNYVPKWLVLWGAFTYISMVVYGFSNIVLLNPPQILSYFMMPGAVFEITFGLWLLIKGIDIQPDKNHA encoded by the coding sequence ATGGGGAATAATGGTTCATCATTTAAGTTGTATGTTAAGCATTTGGGTGCTGCGTACTTGATTTATATAATTTTAGGGATGTTTAATTCACTACTATTTAAGCAAGGTATATACAACTTTGGGGCCTTTGATGAGGTTGAGATAAAGTTCAGACTTGCTCAAACTATAGATATTATTATGTTTATAGCTGTTATTTGGGCTTCATGGGCACAGTACTTAGTTACTAAAACGATAAACAAAAATTTTGCTCTCGTGGCACTACTTTTCAGGTTTGGAGAAGGGCTTCTCGGCTTTGTCGCAACAATCATTACATTAGCAGTGATAGCAGTTTTAAAGAATCCAGAATTTTCAACTGTATTTCAAGATGAGCAGTTGCATACATTAGCTAGTATATTTGTGAAAATCAGTGGCTCGATGTGGGATGTTCTCCTAATTATTATGGGTATTGGTGCCACGATTTTCATGTATTTGTTCTACGTCTCCAATTACGTACCTAAGTGGTTGGTTCTTTGGGGGGCATTTACTTATATTTCGATGGTGGTGTATGGTTTTTCAAATATTGTTCTACTTAATCCACCTCAAATATTGAGTTACTTCATGATGCCGGGAGCTGTTTTTGAAATAACGTTTGGCCTTTGGTTATTAATCAAAGGAATAGACATCCAACCTGATAAAAATCATGCCTAA